The Saprospiraceae bacterium genome includes a window with the following:
- a CDS encoding vanadium-dependent haloperoxidase, whose protein sequence is MKSFNFTSKLQLILSLFVIILLFSCKTDIIDDQANTELKQASDYDASALVEWNETFLEVERYAAGYRPGPAPRALAYLGMATYEGCISGMPSYKSFNGFWSGFNVPAANQDVEYCWPVVANAIYEFMMPRFFERAKPSEKQLIDVTAKRIYDKYKSQVSADVYDRSVARGKEVAQAVWAWSVTDQVGHEHYLDPFQKYDWQTAYKKEGDWIPTFPGPGKPMGGVWGQARRFAINNDLMICRPPLQYSANNSSALYAQALEVYSQNTPTLSYIAEWIGEFWSDDLVELTFSPGPRWLAIGNQVLVNEKSNLETAVLMNAKVGLALNDASVGCWNSKYHYNVERPQTYINRVIDPTWTPALYNPLTGDEGVTPSFPAYPSGHSTMGAAGAEALASIFGYSYAMTDRCHEKRTEFEGVPRSFPSFEEMALENAWSRVPLGVHFRMDCEEGVRYGKEIGRRINNLPWKK, encoded by the coding sequence ATGAAATCGTTCAATTTTACGTCAAAATTACAATTAATTCTAAGTTTATTTGTAATTATATTATTGTTCTCCTGTAAAACGGACATCATAGATGACCAAGCAAATACAGAACTAAAACAAGCAAGTGACTATGATGCAAGTGCATTGGTAGAGTGGAATGAAACATTTCTTGAAGTAGAAAGATATGCAGCCGGATACAGACCGGGACCTGCGCCCAGAGCATTGGCATATTTAGGAATGGCTACTTATGAAGGATGTATTTCCGGCATGCCGTCGTACAAGTCCTTTAATGGGTTTTGGTCAGGATTTAACGTGCCTGCTGCTAATCAGGATGTAGAGTACTGCTGGCCTGTAGTTGCTAACGCAATCTATGAATTTATGATGCCTAGATTCTTTGAAAGAGCAAAACCATCCGAAAAGCAATTGATAGATGTCACGGCTAAAAGGATATATGACAAATATAAGAGTCAGGTTTCTGCGGATGTTTATGATCGTTCTGTAGCGAGAGGCAAAGAAGTAGCTCAGGCAGTTTGGGCATGGTCTGTTACAGATCAGGTAGGTCACGAGCACTATCTTGATCCTTTCCAAAAATACGACTGGCAAACAGCTTATAAAAAAGAAGGAGACTGGATTCCCACTTTTCCTGGTCCGGGAAAACCAATGGGAGGTGTATGGGGACAGGCAAGAAGATTTGCAATCAATAATGACTTGATGATCTGTCGTCCTCCTTTACAATATAGCGCTAATAATAGTTCTGCTTTATATGCACAAGCATTAGAAGTGTATTCACAAAATACCCCTACCCTTTCTTATATTGCTGAATGGATTGGGGAATTTTGGAGTGATGACCTTGTAGAATTAACATTCAGTCCCGGACCAAGATGGTTGGCAATTGGGAATCAAGTTTTAGTAAATGAAAAAAGCAATCTGGAAACGGCTGTATTGATGAATGCAAAAGTCGGCTTAGCATTAAATGATGCTTCAGTTGGATGTTGGAATTCAAAATATCATTACAATGTAGAAAGACCTCAGACATATATCAACAGAGTAATAGATCCTACATGGACACCTGCACTTTACAACCCATTGACAGGTGATGAAGGTGTTACTCCTTCATTCCCTGCATACCCGTCCGGACACTCTACTATGGGTGCTGCAGGTGCTGAAGCACTTGCAAGCATATTCGGATATTCTTATGCAATGACAGACAGATGCCATGAAAAACGAACAGAATTTGAAGGTGTACCCAGATCATTCCCAAGTTTTGAAGAAATGGCATTGGAAAATGCATGGTCAAGAGTTCCTTTGGGAGTACACTTCAGGATGGACTGTGAAGAAGGTGTGAGATATGGTAAAGAAATAGGAAGAAGAATAAATAATCTTCCCTGGAAAAAATAA
- a CDS encoding response regulator transcription factor, producing the protein MVVLLIEDEIKTAHTLKKGLSEHNIESDIALDGLTGRDLAFKNKYDVIITDIVMPGINGMEFCRDLRQFGIKTPVLMLSALDTTEDKINGLEAGGDDYLTKPFEFRELLARVKALERRHSNVQKSEKIIRVADLVVDLLQKKVTRSDKLIELTPKEFKLLEYLIKNPGRTVTKPEIAENVWDIDFDTGTNVVEVYMNYLRNKIDKSFEKKLIHTKFGLGYYLSE; encoded by the coding sequence ATGGTAGTACTTCTTATCGAAGATGAAATAAAGACAGCTCACACACTTAAAAAAGGTTTGTCTGAACATAACATTGAATCAGATATTGCATTGGATGGGCTAACCGGAAGAGATTTGGCTTTTAAAAATAAGTACGATGTGATTATTACAGACATAGTAATGCCGGGAATCAACGGGATGGAATTTTGCAGAGATTTACGTCAGTTTGGTATTAAAACTCCCGTTCTGATGTTGTCGGCATTGGATACTACTGAAGATAAAATCAATGGTTTGGAAGCAGGTGGTGATGATTATCTGACAAAACCGTTTGAATTTCGTGAATTACTTGCAAGGGTCAAAGCTCTTGAACGTCGTCATTCAAATGTTCAAAAGTCCGAAAAAATCATTCGGGTAGCTGACCTGGTAGTTGATTTATTACAAAAAAAAGTGACCCGATCAGATAAATTAATCGAACTGACACCAAAGGAATTTAAATTACTCGAATATCTGATCAAAAATCCGGGACGGACTGTTACTAAGCCTGAAATAGCTGAAAATGTTTGGGATATTGATTTTGATACCGGCACCAATGTAGTGGAGGTATATATGAATTATTTACGCAATAAAATTGATAAGTCGTTTGAGAAAAAGCTAATTCATACAAAGTTTGGTTTGGGTTATTATTTGAGCGAATAG
- a CDS encoding vanadium-dependent haloperoxidase, which translates to MQNIVWTYHFLRGNILLCLGILGVLVICFRSVQTINDVFKDCFEDNSTEILYSWNKFYTEIESSDLYANPTTSARFIFVLNHCALSVSNYKGNDPVNDYRYIKDIEEILLDHSKINPDYFDVVLNKSMSHTIRKMYQNRTPEYLHHISNLENKNFAKLKKSYFSTDSIRKYDKIGIEIAEKCITNLVHPNLIRADLFRQNDSLYSNNSCNQTFQNPFTENWVQNRLSHETSLNDLFRLVPEKSIPQPYSENKLSKFYKEAVEVYTTSRYLDNESKWIAEFWSDDHPGVTFTPVARWLSIANQIIESEKPSFDVVLDTYVRLGLALNETATLVWKEKYMHLNERPAVIIRRMIDPAWEPFHPSPKFPAFPSGHSAFGAAAAGILEDIYGFDFAFTDKCHEGKKEFKSNARSFKSIKEMAIENAYSRVFLGVHFRTDCEAGMKIGFRVADHINHLHHFEKVQLVEPKTDKVNLLN; encoded by the coding sequence ATGCAGAATATAGTTTGGACCTACCATTTTCTGAGAGGAAACATTTTATTGTGCCTGGGCATTTTGGGTGTTTTAGTTATTTGTTTTCGCTCTGTCCAGACAATCAATGATGTTTTTAAAGATTGCTTTGAAGATAATTCTACTGAAATATTGTATTCCTGGAATAAATTCTACACTGAGATTGAATCATCCGATCTCTATGCAAACCCTACGACCTCAGCAAGATTTATTTTTGTTCTAAATCATTGTGCTCTTTCGGTTTCAAATTATAAAGGTAATGATCCTGTAAATGATTACAGATACATCAAAGATATTGAAGAAATTTTATTAGACCATTCTAAAATAAATCCGGATTATTTCGATGTAGTTTTAAATAAATCAATGTCGCATACTATAAGAAAAATGTATCAAAACAGGACACCTGAATATCTTCATCATATCAGTAACTTAGAAAATAAAAATTTTGCAAAGCTTAAAAAATCCTATTTCTCAACCGATTCAATCCGGAAATACGATAAAATCGGTATAGAAATCGCTGAAAAGTGCATTACGAATTTAGTACATCCAAATTTAATAAGAGCCGATTTATTCAGACAAAACGATTCTTTATACAGTAACAATTCCTGTAATCAAACATTTCAAAATCCTTTCACAGAAAATTGGGTACAAAACAGATTAAGTCATGAAACTTCATTGAATGATTTATTTAGATTAGTTCCTGAAAAGTCTATTCCCCAACCATATTCAGAAAACAAGCTTTCAAAGTTTTATAAAGAAGCAGTCGAAGTTTACACTACTTCCAGATATCTTGACAATGAAAGTAAATGGATAGCTGAGTTTTGGAGTGATGATCATCCGGGTGTCACTTTTACACCAGTAGCGAGATGGCTCTCCATTGCAAATCAAATTATTGAATCTGAAAAACCTTCCTTTGATGTGGTGTTGGATACGTATGTCCGACTGGGACTGGCTTTAAATGAGACAGCTACTTTAGTTTGGAAAGAAAAATACATGCACCTAAATGAACGACCTGCTGTGATTATCAGAAGGATGATTGATCCTGCCTGGGAACCATTTCACCCAAGCCCAAAATTTCCGGCTTTTCCTTCCGGCCATTCTGCATTTGGAGCAGCAGCCGCTGGTATCCTGGAAGATATATATGGTTTTGATTTTGCATTTACAGATAAATGTCATGAAGGCAAAAAGGAATTTAAAAGTAATGCCCGTAGTTTCAAATCAATTAAGGAAATGGCTATTGAAAATGCTTACTCAAGGGTATTCCTTGGTGTACATTTTCGAACAGACTGTGAGGCCGGTATGAAGATAGGATTTAGAGTTGCGGATCACATCAATCACTTACATCATTTTGAAAAAGTACAATTGGTGGAGCCGAAAACAGATAAAGTTAATTTACTTAATTGA
- a CDS encoding HAMP domain-containing histidine kinase, with translation MQIRTKLTLQFIFIVALLLIISHIFIYITFSNKIKSEFYKSLESKALMTAEMLVKNHSLTPIEPIIESAHSEDIILPSKEKILIYNSSFQKVYAFNQSDFIPESVLKEIRKANNLKFRFKEYEALGLNYKNKLNEDYILVSQAMFVSDDLDSLRNILIISFFVVIFFVGIGGMVFAKQTLSPIARIMNQLDEVFPSQIGKRLAVNNTKDELSRLSATFNKLLDRTEDTFLTQKGFLSNISHEIKNPLTTIITQLDVALERERSVEEYRSTLNSISADMLNMKDITEQLMHLARISSDDHKVVFENLRLDEIIWQVKSEIRKNHSDYSFRINTDSLPDNSDSLIISGNEQLVKLSIGNLLINACKFSPDHTAGIRLFISDENLIAVEISDKGPVIKMEERDLIFKPFYRSPATSHIKGTGIGLPLVNNILKLHKATVRITSSEYGNIFTVYFPQVKPV, from the coding sequence ATGCAAATCAGAACCAAACTTACTTTGCAGTTTATCTTTATCGTTGCTTTATTGCTTATCATTTCCCATATTTTTATATATATAACCTTCAGTAATAAAATTAAGTCTGAATTTTATAAGAGTCTGGAGTCAAAAGCATTAATGACTGCTGAAATGCTGGTCAAAAACCATAGTCTTACCCCCATTGAGCCTATTATAGAGAGTGCACATTCTGAAGATATAATTCTTCCGTCCAAAGAAAAAATCCTGATTTATAATTCAAGTTTTCAAAAGGTTTATGCATTTAATCAATCAGATTTTATTCCGGAAAGTGTTTTGAAAGAAATCAGAAAAGCCAATAATTTGAAATTCAGGTTTAAGGAATATGAAGCATTGGGGCTCAATTACAAAAATAAGTTGAATGAAGATTATATTTTGGTTTCTCAGGCTATGTTTGTTTCTGATGATTTGGATAGTCTTAGAAACATATTAATCATCAGCTTTTTTGTCGTAATATTTTTCGTAGGTATAGGCGGTATGGTGTTTGCAAAGCAAACCCTATCTCCAATTGCAAGAATAATGAACCAGCTTGATGAAGTATTTCCTTCTCAGATAGGGAAAAGACTCGCGGTCAATAATACAAAGGATGAACTTTCCAGATTATCTGCTACATTTAATAAGCTATTGGATAGGACTGAAGACACATTTCTGACACAAAAAGGTTTTTTGTCAAATATATCACATGAAATAAAAAACCCTTTGACCACTATTATAACCCAATTAGATGTAGCGTTGGAAAGGGAAAGATCGGTGGAGGAATATAGGAGTACGTTAAATTCTATTTCCGCTGATATGTTGAATATGAAAGATATAACCGAACAGTTGATGCATTTAGCCCGGATATCTTCTGATGATCATAAAGTGGTTTTTGAAAATCTCCGTTTGGATGAAATCATATGGCAGGTGAAATCTGAAATTCGAAAGAATCATTCGGATTATTCATTCAGAATTAACACGGATTCATTACCGGATAATTCGGATTCGTTAATTATTTCCGGAAATGAACAGTTGGTGAAATTATCTATTGGAAATCTGCTAATAAATGCATGTAAATTTTCACCGGACCATACAGCAGGTATCAGATTATTTATTTCAGATGAGAATCTTATTGCTGTAGAAATTTCAGATAAAGGACCGGTAATCAAAATGGAAGAAAGGGATTTGATATTTAAGCCCTTTTACAGAAGTCCTGCTACTTCTCATATAAAAGGTACAGGTATAGGTTTGCCATTAGTGAATAACATTCTGAAATTACATAAAGCCACTGTCAGAATTACATCTTCAGAATATGGTAATATTTTTACGGTGTATTTTCCTCAAGTGAAGCCGGTTTAG
- a CDS encoding TonB-dependent receptor — MIRNIYFILILFIWFNAHSQHTISDTIKTTSEEILIKSHKDFVKPVQRLHDVHGVFLISGKKNEVIDIVSIHANIAEKTGRQLFSKIPGAFIYDMDGSGNQMNISTRGLDPHRSWEYNIRQNGVITNTDIYGYPASHYNQPMESIRSIEMIRGTSALQYGAQFGGLINYNTKEAPKNKTVEFESINSIGSYGLLSTYNALGVTKGKWSIYGYYHKRTSSGYRENAQSDSNNQYVSVKYQVNDNLSLRTTFARSIYLYQLPGPLTDAMFLENPRQSTRNRNHYSPEIFIPTFEIDWKINESTILEARSSAIYGDRNSVLFVGFANSPDLMNPQTNQFNNRQVDIDNYNSWYNEIRLRKNYNVGKVKNILATGFTYINNDTHRRQQGKGTTGSDYDLTVEGDFGRDLHFKTNNIAFYAENMIALNPKWSLTPGVRYEYGKTEMTGFSRNIPDGVQETLDRNFFLLGISSQYKFNEKIKLYGGMSQAYRPVIFADLIPIDDLNKTDPNLKDASGFNADIGISGSYKYRIYFDISYFALNYENRIGNQLLNDASGSFLYKTNSGSTLTSGLESYIEGILFRSDNSKFSLFTSTSLFEGSYRKGNLVINGENRDITGNRQETLPAIITRNGFSGQFKQISGTLQYSYVSKTFADPANTILPSANGAIGEVPGYGLWDLNVTYIASGILNFRCGINNIADKQYFTKRPTTYPGGGIWPSDGRSFVFTVALKI, encoded by the coding sequence ATGATACGTAATATTTATTTTATTCTTATACTCTTTATCTGGTTCAATGCACACAGCCAACATACGATATCAGATACTATAAAAACCACTTCCGAAGAAATCCTGATAAAATCTCATAAAGACTTTGTAAAACCTGTACAGCGTCTCCACGATGTTCATGGTGTTTTTCTGATTTCAGGCAAAAAAAATGAAGTAATTGATATAGTTTCTATTCATGCCAATATTGCAGAAAAGACAGGAAGACAATTGTTCTCAAAAATTCCCGGAGCTTTTATCTATGACATGGATGGCTCCGGAAATCAAATGAATATTTCTACCCGAGGACTGGATCCTCATCGTTCATGGGAATACAATATCCGACAAAATGGGGTAATTACTAATACAGATATTTATGGATATCCTGCGAGTCATTATAACCAACCCATGGAAAGTATCCGGAGTATAGAAATGATAAGGGGTACCTCTGCCTTACAATATGGTGCACAATTCGGAGGCTTAATAAATTATAATACAAAAGAAGCTCCGAAAAATAAAACTGTCGAATTTGAATCGATTAACTCAATCGGTTCATACGGACTGCTAAGTACATACAATGCTTTGGGTGTTACCAAAGGAAAATGGAGTATTTACGGGTATTACCACAAAAGAACATCATCGGGTTACAGAGAAAATGCACAGTCTGATTCAAATAATCAATATGTAAGTGTAAAATATCAGGTGAATGATAACTTATCACTCAGGACGACATTTGCCCGATCCATATATCTGTATCAACTCCCCGGACCATTAACAGATGCTATGTTTTTGGAAAATCCCAGGCAATCAACCAGAAACAGAAATCATTACAGTCCGGAAATATTTATTCCTACTTTTGAAATAGACTGGAAAATCAATGAAAGCACCATATTGGAAGCCAGGTCCTCTGCCATATACGGGGATAGAAATAGTGTATTGTTTGTAGGATTTGCAAATAGTCCTGACCTAATGAACCCGCAAACAAATCAGTTTAATAACAGACAGGTAGATATAGACAATTATAACAGTTGGTATAATGAAATCCGACTCAGAAAAAATTACAATGTTGGAAAAGTTAAAAATATACTCGCTACAGGTTTTACATATATCAATAATGACACACATCGCAGACAGCAAGGGAAAGGAACTACAGGATCCGACTATGACCTTACGGTTGAAGGTGATTTTGGGAGAGACTTGCATTTCAAAACCAATAACATTGCATTCTATGCAGAAAATATGATTGCCTTGAATCCCAAATGGAGCTTAACCCCGGGTGTCAGATATGAATATGGAAAAACAGAAATGACCGGATTTTCCAGAAATATTCCCGATGGAGTGCAGGAGACTTTAGACAGAAACTTTTTTTTATTAGGAATATCATCTCAATACAAATTTAATGAAAAGATTAAATTGTACGGTGGTATGTCACAGGCATACCGTCCGGTGATATTTGCTGACTTGATTCCAATAGATGATCTCAACAAAACAGATCCCAACCTCAAAGATGCCAGTGGTTTTAATGCAGATATCGGAATTTCCGGTTCATACAAATACAGAATTTACTTTGACATCAGCTATTTTGCTTTGAATTATGAAAATCGTATTGGCAACCAATTATTGAATGATGCCTCAGGAAGTTTTTTGTACAAAACAAATTCCGGTAGTACACTCACATCCGGTCTTGAATCCTATATTGAAGGCATTTTGTTCCGATCTGACAACAGTAAATTTTCTTTATTCACTTCCACATCTTTGTTTGAAGGTTCCTACAGAAAAGGAAACCTTGTAATTAATGGTGAAAACAGAGACATCACCGGCAACAGACAAGAGACATTGCCTGCTATTATCACCAGAAACGGTTTCAGTGGACAATTCAAACAAATTTCGGGAACGCTTCAATACAGTTATGTATCCAAGACATTTGCTGATCCAGCCAATACCATCTTACCCTCTGCAAACGGGGCAATCGGGGAAGTGCCCGGATACGGTCTTTGGGATTTAAATGTAACCTATATCGCTTCCGGAATTTTAAATTTCAGATGTGGGATCAACAATATAGCTGATAAACAGTATTTCACCAAAAGACCAACCACCTATCCCGGTGGTGGCATCTGGCCATCGGATGGACGTTCCTTTGTTTTTACGGTGGCTCTGAAAATTTAA